attaaaagctttaaggttaagtaattattgtaTAAGCAAGAGCTTCCTaaactatcacctagcaaaattaattaatcttgcccaaccccaaacaattttaattgattaagagagtaatataaTCTATAATTGATCATAGCTGTAACATGAACCATTCCCATCATAACCGAAATTctacgaggagttcatgggataaagagcttgctcataaccgaaagcgcggcaattcgaattgatttaaatcttgtaagggtgtactactttacccacacgacgcaaggaccatgcgactcacccaaccggccaaagttggataagggggtactcgcgtcaactgttcccaacaaggctcgatcattgaaattTTCACACCTAACTTACGCGTAGAGATTTAGTTCCACCGGGggcatctctaaactttcctacacatagttccacccggggacacactaagcctctctgcatagcccttagccacgtatctaggactgcacatcaatgatcaagtcaaagaaaataattggctcatccataccattatattggatacgTGGTAGCACGGAATGGTGCTCAATCGAGTCCGGTGAGGGGCGGGGGAGACAGAGGGCGAGGTGAGGAGGCCGTGGGCGAGCGGAatcgaggagcggcggccgagGTTGGTCGGGGCGCCGACGAGGgcggctctgctctgctctgctcgtgctcgaggaagaagaggaggagaaggggaacACGACAGAGGGGAGGataaggccggcggcggggtcgcggATAAGTGTGTGCACAGCGCGGAGAACGAAGATGACCGATGCGTGGAACGAGGTTGGACGCCGGCGAAACCGACACGCGGCACGCCGCGATGCGCGCGCCGGCGTTCCGCGCGTTCCACGTTTTGGGGTCGTGACAAGCAAACCTCAGTGCAGGTAGCAGCAGCGGGGCTCGATCGAAGCGTTGGTTTGGTTTGCTCGTGCAGCTGCAGCCTTTGCGGGAGCGGACGCCGGCCGGACACCTGTTGGCCGCTCTGTTCGTTCTGCGGCCCACCCATCCCACAAGGGCCACAACCCCGCATCCGGGTCCGGCCGCCCGGGTAGGCATCTGGCGGCCATCCGGCATCataccgtgtgtttggttggggaTTGGAGCGAGCTAGGTTGGGTTGGACCCGTCCCTACGGTTGTTTGGATGGAATTCGAGGTGGGTTGGGTTGGACCCAGAACTGAATATTCGGTTGAGATGCGGGTCGGCAACGTCCGCTGAAATCTGGCGAACGGAGCGAACCCCTTTTCTTCCGTCTGGAGCGCCGTGAGCGTCGGGCGGGCAGGAGGCCGCGCGCGTGCTCTCCTTGGGAGGCCGCGGTGGGAGAGCTCGAGCCCCGAGCAggagcggcgcggtggcgagctcgagCCTCCCTCACTCTTCCTCCCCGTCGCGGGCGAGGAGGTCCGGCGGGCCggcgtcgggggcggcggcggggggggggggaggtagcggcggcggcgcgcggagccgcgtcgggggcgcgcgggcccgcgtcgggggggggggggcgggcgcAGGCGGCTGGCTTCGGCGGGGCCGTgcagcgcggccggcggcggggggggggggggggggggcgggcgcAGGCGGCCGGCTTCGGCGGGGGCCGTGcagctcggccggcggcgggaggtcggGCGCAGGCCGCCGGAGGGGGGCCGGCCGGGGGCAGGGGGCCGGGCGCGGTGCCCCcctgaggaagaagataagggtTAGAAAAAAAAGTGAGAGATTGACAGGTGGGGTCTATTGGTGGCAAGTGGGACCCTCATTAACGGTGTTATCATGCCATCCAACCCGTATTCCCAATTCCTTCAACCAAACATGAAATAGGTTCACTCCATCCCCAAAATCAGAAGTGCAACCAaacaatggatgggttggctccGTCCCCAAAATCCAGGTTGgatccaatccaatccattgatcccgcaaccaaacacacggatAGAGGACGAGAGAGAGAAAGGCAGGGCAAACCGAGAGTGCTTGGGGTTAAAGAAGGGTGGTCCGTGGTACGGGCTCCGCTGTAAATAACGAATCGACGAGTCAGACCTGGTTCCAGGGATTTGAACCAGTCCTTGATTAGTtgcattcaaaatttcaaaattttataaaatttctcATCATATCGAATATTTAAACGCATGTATGAAGTAtaaaatgtaggtaaataaaataactaattacataatttgtctgtaatttgcgatacGATCCTTTTAAACCTAGTTAACTCATAATCGaataataattattaaatataaacgaaagtactacagtattaaaattctaaaaaaattttgcaactaaacaacaGGCAAACGGGAAGGCGCGCAGGTGGGGGTGGCCGTTTCCCGAGCACGCAGCCACACAGACAGAGGGGATAGTCGCACTCGCACCTCCCAAAACATTACCATTCGGTACTGCACGAGGTTGCGCAGCGGGACCTTCGTAATACGTCCTACCGTACTATCGGTGTCTTAGATTTTTTTGGCGTAATTTTTAAAAAGAGAATCTAAACGTGGTATTGGTGTATTTAATTTAGCATTTTttgttgtaaaattttgaaatctaAACAAGACCAAGCTGACAGTAGCGCGGTAGCGCTTCCCACTTGTCAGCGCAGACCAGGAAAACGTGGTTGCGGCCGTGCGCCACCCCGCCTGAGGGATGAGTATAAACTTTCGTCGTACACGTGCTCTTTTACGAGTTTTGAAGCAGAGCAGAGGGCCTGTGAGTCTGTGACGCGGCCAGGGCACGACCGAGATGGATCGATGACCTCATGAAGCAGAACAGGTAGCCAAGCCAAGGTCAAAAGTCTCGCTTTGGCGCGTCGCATGGAGCGAGCTGGACGGACTTTTCGTGGCAGAACAGAATCCTCGGTGACGCACGGGTATCACGTACGTGCAGTACagtacctttttctttttgatctcAAGCGTGCTAGTAGTCCAGTACAACGCAAAGCGTCTTCCTGTCTACTTTTGCTCTTGCTATACTCCTTGTGCACCTAGCGGAACTGAAGACCCTGGTAGGCCTCCTGGATtagcaggagagagagagagagagagagagcgggtgGACAAGGAGACGATTTCCGGGGCCTCCGGCTCCACAAAACCCGGGCCTAATTCAGTTCTCGTGCCACCCACCACGCGCTGcgccccccgcccccgcccccgcccaccCGGGCTGCCGCCgtgcgctcgctcgctcgctcgccgcgGATGGCAACAAGCCAACAAGCCTAGTAACTCGGGCTCGCCGGGGACTAAAAACAACTCCGGCACCGCCACCCGCATGCCCGGCCGCTACCCCTTCCCGCGTCACGCCTCACAAGGCGATCGCCACAAAGACTCCCACGAGCAGGCCCGGGACCCGGAGGAGAACACGGCTGCCCTCCGGCTCGCTCGGCCTCGTTCgatgcccgccgccgcgcccgtgaCGCCCATGCCGCGGCGTATCAAAAGGATGGAACGggccgcggcagcagcagcgcaatGATGGGGTGCGGCAGGGGGCTCCCATGCCACGCGGACGCGATGATCCGCGGCCACTGTGCCCGGAGTGCCCGCTGGCCTGAAACGATGAGGCATCGCGAGCTTTTCCGGCGCCAATCGATTGGAAGGGGAGTTCCAATGGGGAGGAGGAGCCACTAGCCAGCCGTCAGCAGTGGGCACCCGGCGCCGGCCCCTGTACGGCTGTACCTGGGCGCTGTGCGGGGATGGGGATCCGGCGGTTGGCTGACTGGGTAagagtgtgtttagttggtgaaatgaaaatttttggatgtcacatcgaatgtttgattAGATGTTGGGAGGAATTTTTAgatactaattaaaaaattaatttcagaacttatttgaaaaccgcgagacgaatcttttgaggtctttgaccgcatcactAGCACTTgtgagttactgtagcacttatggctaatcatgcactaattaggttcaaaagatttgtctggtcatgtacatccaaactgtgtaattagttttattttttaactacatttaatattctatgcatgtgttcaaaaggggaggcaaaaaattttgggtgaaAAATTTTAGTAACTAAATTTTTGGTGGCATCCGAAACTCATCAAGACTGTTTCCTGTCGAACGGAGTAGTTACGGCCCTGTttatgtttagttctcaaaaatttcTAAGGTTcctcgtcacatcaaatttttgaacacatgcatgaagtattaaatatagttttaaaaaataactaattgtacAATTTAGCtggaaatgatgagatgaatcttttgagcctaattagtacatgattggacactaattatcaaataaaaacgaaagtgATTCAGTAGCCAAATACAAAAAAATTCACGAACTGCCTGTAGTTGGTTGCGCACTTGGCACTGTCGCGAAGGAAGGGGCTCGGATCCGGACCGAATAATAGCATGTGCGTTGTTTCGAACATGGTTTCAGTACGCTTCGTGGCTTGCTGGGAGCaacatagtcacaaagttcctgggtcgaccgggtcgaggaacggggtcgagggtcgagggtcatcattttataaaattgtggtacgaagggggtatacatctatggaacgataaattattatgtgggacgcgaccctgattcatcggggtcgatatcttcgggtcgataaagacaaaaactatatatgtgctactaatgaagaaactaatctgcacaagcatataagaaacatataaaagagtacatttagaccatgctacacgtactcagctcattgtctaacaaaaaccacaccaatccactgtccttaacctccttatcccaattaaatctgctagcaatggggctgcgacccctttcaaaccgggacacgatccaaccttgaatgggacactgaccctcttcgacccTGACCCTCAAATCGGAACGacgttcccgggtcgagggacgaggcatcgaccccgaatcctgtgactatgggGAGCAACCTGCAAGAGGACGACGACATGCAGATAATTAGGGGACTGCTCGCTTCATCATtgcgtgtttagttcccaaaggtgaaattttttggtaGTCACGTgaatgtttgaccagatgtcgggggcttttcgaacactaattaaaaaactaatttcagaactcacttgaaaaccacaagacgaatcttttgaggcttttgaccgcattattagcacatgtgggttactgtagcacttatggctaatcatgcactaattaggctcgaaagattcgtctcgtcgtgtacattcaaactgtgtaattagttttgttatttaattacatttagtgcttcatatatgtgtttaaaggagatgtgaaaatttttgggtgaaaatttttggtaactaaacggccccttagGGGAAGCTCTTACTATTTTCCTTCATGTCACGTGGGGCGGACGGGTGGTGGTTTATGAGCTGAAAAGTTGTCCAAGATACACCGAAGCTATTTCCTTTAGATTGTTTATAGCAATGTTGGCCCTCCAAGCTCAAATTATACCGTTTACATTTTGGTTGTATACCAACCATTCAGTGACATTTTACTAACTAGTACCCCCTTTATTTGGAAATGCAAAGCACCCAAATATTTTCACTTTTACCAATACTTTGTATTTAATGGAATTATTATTCCAAATgaatttgaaattatttttggAAGCACTTTCTCATGAGTCCTCCTTTCTGATTACTTACACTATAACATGTGATATTTTTGTAGACGTCACTTCATTAAGGAATTTGCCTTAGTTATTCTAAGAGCAAAAGCTAGACCTAAGACCCCCATGTCTTCATGGCTAGAAGGCCTTGTGCAATTTTTTtgatcttttttgtttcttgagCGAGCTCCCCAAGACTGTAacactttattttattttaatataATATAATTAGTAGGGGAATTACCCCtcctgtttcataaaaaaacaTGTGATATATTAGTAGTCAAAGTGTGACATTAGAGATCACGCCTTACATACGAGATGGGCTGATTACtgatattttcatttttttttctggcaTCTTATTATGAGGTTCTGTTGAAacttttattttccaaaaaattgacTTTTTGCGAACTGCTGGGatgctaaaaatatattttaatggaCTCGTGGACTAATGAAATGAATAACAGATGTCAAACCCGGAAACAACATTCTATGAAAAATATTAAAAGCATCTCCAAAACTGCTTTCTGCTTCTTGGTAGCCAATTTTGAAAGCTATCTATTTGTTTCAGCTTTGACTTCGAAAGGCATGTTATGGAGCTAAACTTTAGTTCAAGGGCTAAAGATAGCGCCCTTAAATGgagggctaaagtttagccccttTTGTTGTTTGGATACAAGGGTTTTAATTTAGTTCAAAGTGTATAAAAAGACTCCTTTGCCTTGCCGCAAATTAATGTTTTGGGGAGGGTAACGAGAGTCTTTTGGTCATCCACGACCAAATTTAGTCTCATGTAGGCTTATCTTGGAGGGGCTAACGGGTTAAAATCTAGCACTCTACTTTTACCTCTCCTATTTGGTTCTCCAAAAGTTAAATAAAGCTAAAAGTGAAGGGCTAAACTAGCTGTTTAgttggtgattttttttttgcgaagagAATCTTACCATTTTGGAGCGGTAAATGTGGACTAATTCTAAAATTAATGACAGATCTTGCCTagaaatcgcgagacaaatctaatggagataattagaggatagttaattcataattagcagatgattATTGTaccatcactgttgcaaattatggattaagtagaatcattaaattcgtctcgcaatttatagCCTATCCGTGTAATAagttatttttttattcaacattttcatacatgtaagattctctttgattCGATGGGTGAAAAATTTTTGgtggggaactaaacacggctcTGATGTAGCCGTAAGGAACTAAACAGGCCCACTTAACTCAGACATTCGAGGTTGAAGAGGAATAATTTTAAAACGAGCCTTTTATCTAGTCAACGCCACATACATTCCTCATGAAGTCATAGAAACCTTATGCTATCTAAGCTTCCTCCAACCATcttgtttaatttctttttctgACCACCACTGTTCACATAAGTTTTTTCTTCTTACCATAGCTTTTCCCCGCTTGCAGACATACATGCATGGCACCAGCTACTTATAATTAAAAATTGAGTCATTTTCAATGTTGAGAAAATAGGATTTGTGGCTTATTTTTTCTTCTGTAAAGATATGAGTCATAGTATTGACACTTCTTTGCTACTCAAACGGATAGCCCTATAATCATGTAGTGAAGTAGTAATTTGTTCATACCAAGCTGCCTATCAATTGTCTTTTCTTTGAAAAGAATCTATTGTTTCACATTTCAGGGATGTAACCCTTGCCTGGGGCAGCATTCTACCTCGTGACTCTAGCAAATTTTAGCTACCATAATGGTCATCACTCCTCCCAACCCCACAAACCCCAAATCTTCAGCCCCACATAAACAAATCACCCAAAGATTCCCCTGCCATCATCACCAGAATTTAGGGCCGCCTTCTTCCTTCTCTAGTCCTCTCCCCCACTTTTTCTCTGAGAGATTTTGATATTTGACATCTTTCTCGAGATTTTGATATTTGACATTAAATACGTAGGCGTTACGTGTTTTGACATTAAATTCGTCAGTCTTTCAAAATATAACACTGAAACACGTGAATTCTTTCAAAACAAGAGATTTCAAGACTTTTTTATTTCacgatttttctttttatttatcttATACTGGACACTGAATCTTCCCGTTTTATCCCAAACCCAATCCAATACACTCGAATGGATCCAATCCATCCATCCGATCATGTTCGTCGTTTCTCATCTCAATGCCTGTGTTTATatccgtaaaatagtggtaaaaaagGTTACATCGGACACGGTAGCACACTGTagtactttttgtttgtttgtggtaattgttgtcctatgatgacctaactaggctcaaaaaattcgtctcgtcgtgtacatcaaaactatgcaattaatttttttatttatttatatttaatactccatgcatgaagtaaaaaatttgatgtgataggtgaatagtgaagtttggacgGAGAAATTTTGGGACTAAACACCACAGCCAATGTCTCTGCCTTATTCCTCCTCGCGCTGCTTGCCGCTGGACTCCACATGCTACTCCGCTGCTCGTCCGTCGCCGCATCGGCTGCTACTCGCAGCAACGTCGATCTTATGCACTCCGACGGCGGCCCCTACGCTGTGCTgcaccggccgcccgccgcccgaccgcacggtgccgccgccgcgctcgccgaccACCCGCCTGCCCTGCGCTGTGCTGCACTGGCCGCCTGCCGGCACGGCGCCGCAccccgcgctcgccggccacccGCCCCGTCGACGTCCTGAGCCGCGACGGGCAACCGCGCGGTGCTGCGCCTCGCGCTCGCGCGCGACAGCTGGTCGCCGCTGCCGATCCCACCGCGCGGCCGCGACCTCGACGCAGAGCAGCGCGAGGAGGTGCGCACGGGCGCCGGCGATCTACTCGTGGGCACGCGGCAGCTGCGCCTTGAGGTCGTTGACCTGCTTCTGCAGCTGGCAAGGCGCCAGTGGCCACCATGCTGCCCACTGtcggagatggagaagaagaCATGAGCTCTAACCGATTGGGTCAGGGGCAATCTAGGTACTTCATGTGTCCtgtaaaattaaaataaaaaagaaatttgTAAAATTGAGAAAAGGAGGAGAAATCCTATGTTTTGAAAGAATTCGCGTGTTCAGTGTTATATTTTGAAAGGCTCGCGAATTTAATGTCAAAACACGTGAAGTCTATATATTTAATGTCAAATATCAAAATCTCTTCTTTTTCCCCACTAGCCCACACCCACAACTAACAAAATTTCACTCTCCTCCGCCACCACCTGATAATGAGATTGTTCGGTTGATCTGATAAATAATATTCGACtaataaaataaatagtattatatgagaaaaaataaataaagacaAGCAGAAACAAGCCGAGCCAAACAGGCTCAACAGCCAACACCCCAAGCTCCTCCCCACCCTTTACTCCTGCACAGTCTCACGCACCCCACTGCTTTGACTTTGACTACCCCTCttccccctcccccttccccaCTCCCTGACTCCCCTACGCCACCCTAAACCCTGCGCTAAACCTTGGCAAGGGTAGGGGTAGGGTCCGGTAGCCTCCGATGGGGAACTGCGCCGCCtcccgcctcgccggcggcggtggcggcggcgacggaggggACCCCGTGGCCGTGTGCCGCGACCGGAAGCGCCTTAtcaaggcggcggccgagcgcCGGTTCGCGCTGGCCGGCGCGCACGCCAActacgcggcggcgctgcggtccGTCGCCGACGCTCTCGACGTCTTCGTCGCGCGCCacaccgcgccggcgccgatccTCATCACGCTCCCCACCCCCAGCAACTCGCCCCCGGGCTCCCCCAAGGCGGCGCAGGTTCAGGTGCAGGAGCTTCCCTCTCCCGccacgcccccgccgccgctgcagcaggaggaggaggaagcgccggcatccccggccgccgccgaagaTGGGGGCGGCGGCCCGCAGACGCCGGAGATGGCGTGCCCGTACTACTACCAGCCCCcaatgacgccgccgccgccgcctcctgcgccGTCGGCGGTTGGCGGGTGGGACTTCTTTAACCCGTTCTACGGTACTGAGGAGGTGGCTGCGGCCATCAGCGACGAGGAGATGCGCGCCGTGAGGGAGCGGGAGGGCATCCCCGagctggaggaggcggaggaggaagaggacgacGGAGCCATGGAGGCGGAAGCCAAGGCCCCGAAGACAGAGGTGTCTCTTGGAGTCTCAACTCCCCAAGAAGAGGCTAGAGATGTGTGCGAGATGGAGGGGAACAACAGCGGGCTGGAGGTGGCCGTGGCGCCTCAGGGGCGCGAGCTGCTCGCGGCGCTcaaggaggtggaggagctcttcgcgcgcgccgccgaggccggaAAGGAGGTGTCCAGCATGCTCGAAGCCGCCACCCGCGTCCCCGAGCTCAAAGGTCCAGCCTTTACTGCGCTCCATCGCTTTTCTTCCCGCGATTTCGCTCTCTGGTTGCAACTTGCTCGATCTGTGCTACAAATGTGGTGCTGGGTTGGCCAAATCCCTTTTGCTGTTTCTGGAAATCGTAAGATTTGGGTGTAATGCTGCGAGTTTTGAGTGGTTTTGACAAATCTTTTATCCAAGGAAGTCCTTTTGTAATTCCTAGTTGGGTGATAGCTTTTTATACTCATCAGGAGTTGAGGACTCACGAGTCTGGATGGAATGGGATGATATTACTGTTCTTATTTTAGGACTCCCCGTGCCCCTGGACAATAGACAGAGTATATGTCTTTAAAAAGTGCCTTTAAATATTCCTGGCTGATGTAATAGCCGCCCACTGCCAATTTGTTATCATCTTTTCTGCTCTGCAGTCATTTCATGGGCCATTTTGCGTAGCTCCTTTGATGCTAGTATACTTGCTGCCCTCGATTGCTAAAGTGATCCTTTTGGTATGCAAAAGGCTAAAGCTGCGCTGCTTGATGACCAGCATCATGAATCTGCACTGTTGCTTCAAGTTAGAACAATAGGAGTATAAAAAGGCTCGGTTTTGTTGGTACCAGGAATCCATGGATTAGTGGTAGTTATCAGTTGATACTATGTTTCGTATGCCTTTGAATCATCATATTTACTCTACATTTATATCCTGGCAGAAAATTCATCAAAGATAATTCATGCCATCACATGGCATCGCTCTCCATCATCCGTATCCTCATCCTACAGAAGTGAGCTGGGAGCAAGCTCAAATAGCCTGTCCTGGACGGACAAGAGTGAAACTAAGAGTGATATATTCGAAGACTATGGTGGGATGAAGTCAGGAAGTCACTCCCAGACTTTAGGAAGACTGTATGCTTGGGAGAAGAAACTTTATGAAGAAGTTAAGGTGGGTTTTACTCTTGATTCTTCACGAGTTTTTGACCATTACTTATGTTGGAGTCAATTGATAGTTGAGTTCGGAGCATAAATATTAGAATTGTGCTATTCTCTGAATgataaacaaaagaaaatgagTGT
This portion of the Panicum virgatum strain AP13 chromosome 2N, P.virgatum_v5, whole genome shotgun sequence genome encodes:
- the LOC120658214 gene encoding protein ALTERED PHOSPHATE STARVATION RESPONSE 1-like produces the protein MGNCAASRLAGGGGGGDGGDPVAVCRDRKRLIKAAAERRFALAGAHANYAAALRSVADALDVFVARHTAPAPILITLPTPSNSPPGSPKAAQVQVQELPSPATPPPPLQQEEEEAPASPAAAEDGGGGPQTPEMACPYYYQPPMTPPPPPPAPSAVGGWDFFNPFYGTEEVAAAISDEEMRAVREREGIPELEEAEEEEDDGAMEAEAKAPKTEVSLGVSTPQEEARDVCEMEGNNSGLEVAVAPQGRELLAALKEVEELFARAAEAGKEVSSMLEAATRVPELKENSSKIIHAITWHRSPSSVSSSYRSELGASSNSLSWTDKSETKSDIFEDYGGMKSGSHSQTLGRLYAWEKKLYEEVKAIDQIRQTYEKKCVQLRNQDARGSELRSAEKTRTTVRDLYTRIWVSLRAAESISDRIQKLRDEELQPQLVELLQGFTKSWKLMVDSHETQRQIMFEVNSFTCPAYGKFCNDAQRHATLKLEAELRNWRSCFISYVNAQRAYMEALDGWLSKFILTDTIRYSRGISSIAPDRAGAPTLVVICHDWYATLCKLPNKRVSFTMRNFLRSVRVLWQKQGEEQQQKRKVDSLSKELDKKLNAYKRAENRIIGTKLLEHKPEIDAKQRMEHLSEKKEMLNVLRKRIEMEKAKHQACMRDTHDVTLNGFKIGLASIFESLTEFSKDLVKLYKDLLTQANAKDSEKATAEKRPCVEGPYSHIAVDAT